AAGAGCTGGATGGACATCAAGCGCAAGCCATCGGAATACGTCAAGGACCACATCAAGTTCACCACCCAGCCGTTGGACTATCCCGAGGACAAGACGGAACTGTCCCGGGCGTTCGAGTGGATGGAGTGCGAGAAGATTCTGCTGTTCTCGTCGGACTACCCGCACTGGACCTTCGATGACCCCCGCTGGCTGGTCAAGCACCTGCCCGAGCATGCGCGCGAGGCCATCATGTTCCGCAACGGCATCGAGACCTACAAGCTGCCCGAGACCGTGCCGGTCCTCGAGGGCCAGGTACGCGTGTTCTAAGCCGCCCAACTCTTGCGCGAAACTACGGTCTATTGCGAAACTTCCGGCGGATCGCACCAGAAACCGTAGTTTCGGGGTTGAGAGGGCGTGCAGCCAAATCAGGGCAGCTCGATGGCCGACACATACATTTCGACGATCGGCCGGTAGAGGTCGACGTCATCTAGCTCGCTGCCCAGTACGACGGCGTCGCTGGTGGCAATGAGTACCTGGGCGAAGGTCGAGGCCGGAATGCGTAACGTGGCTCCCCAGCGCTCCATCCCGGAGGCGATGAACTTGCCCAGCGCCTCGACGACTTCGGCGCGTTTGGCCGCCACCCGCTCCCGAGCCTCTGGATTGCGACGCAGGTAGAGCGTGAATTCGTGGCCGAGGGCAGCGTGGTCGGCACCTCGGTCTCGGCTCAGCTCGCGCCAGCGTTTGGCGATCTCGTCGAGCTCGGCCGGCCCGACCTGGGTCGCGCCGGACATCACCTCGGCGAAGTTGTCGAAATACCGCCGCCAGTACCGGTCGCTGACGGCCAGGAAGAGATCGTCCTTGGTAGCGAAATGCTTGTAGATGGCGCCCTTGGTGTAACCAGCGGCGCGGGCGATGTCGTCGAGAGTGGCTGGTGCGAAACCTTTCTCGGCGAACACCTCCTCAGCGGCATCGAGCAGCACTGAGCGTGTGTGCTCAAGCCTGCGTTCCCGGGTCCAGCGCTCCGCCATGGCCAAAAGTCTGCCACAGAATCTGAGTAACCTATTGGAATCTCAGATACCAGTGAGTATATTTGCAGCGGTCGGCCTGCCTCGCACCGCCGACTGCATCCACGATCGTCAAGGGGAAACCGATCATGAGTGATCTGTCGAAGAAGCCCGTCATCACCGAAGACGTCGGCGGGATCGCCGACCTCGGAAAGCAGAGTCCGTCGTCATCCAACGCGTTCAAGATCTGGGCGACTGTCGGCGGTTTGGTGCTCGCGCTGACCTTGTATCTGTTCGTCCGATGGGTCAGCGGCCCCTATTTCGAGCCCGTGTCGGGTGGCCCGAGCGAGCCGCCGTTGTACATGAAGATCCCACTGATCGCCAACGCCGTCGTGCTCTGGATCGGCTTACCGGTTGCCTTGTGGTTCTTCATCATTCGGCCGTGGGTACGGGAGCGGCGGATCACCCTGGACGGCATGCTGCTGGTGTCGATGGCTCTGATGATGTTCCAGGATCCGATGCTCAACTACTACAGCACCTGGTGCACGTACAACGCCTGGC
Above is a window of Mycolicibacterium boenickei DNA encoding:
- a CDS encoding TetR/AcrR family transcriptional regulator produces the protein MAERWTRERRLEHTRSVLLDAAEEVFAEKGFAPATLDDIARAAGYTKGAIYKHFATKDDLFLAVSDRYWRRYFDNFAEVMSGATQVGPAELDEIAKRWRELSRDRGADHAALGHEFTLYLRRNPEARERVAAKRAEVVEALGKFIASGMERWGATLRIPASTFAQVLIATSDAVVLGSELDDVDLYRPIVEMYVSAIELP